A genomic window from Chlorobium phaeobacteroides DSM 266 includes:
- a CDS encoding efflux RND transporter periplasmic adaptor subunit, which produces MLRKHRFFRVPVMVAICMAAMVSGCGGNNGNEKAGGAQPLPAMKLAYVSAKVYSEYPAMIEGRVNVEIRPQVDGTLEKILVNEGAFVNAGQPLFQIKGGVYREQYNQAIANQHAAEAALVNARLDVDKITPLVQNKVVSDVQLKAAKASYQAAKANVEQAKAAAQSAGISLGYTTLRAPVSGYIGKIPYRLGSLVTKNQNESLTVLSDVQEVNAYFSMSETDFIRFRGQYAGATIEEKIRNVPPVTLILADASEHSEKGVLQMAGGQFDNATGAISMKAVFANPQGLLRTGSTGKVRIEVLYNNVLLVPQAATTELQDKVFVFRLAEGNKAVKIPITVSGKSGNSYIVTTGLKPGDVIVTAGLLKLKEGAVVKPQFDAPQI; this is translated from the coding sequence ATGTTACGCAAACACAGGTTTTTTCGGGTTCCGGTGATGGTCGCTATCTGTATGGCAGCGATGGTGTCGGGTTGCGGCGGTAACAATGGAAACGAAAAGGCCGGAGGGGCGCAGCCATTACCGGCGATGAAGCTTGCATATGTATCGGCTAAAGTATATAGCGAATATCCTGCAATGATCGAAGGACGGGTCAATGTTGAGATACGTCCACAGGTTGATGGCACTCTGGAGAAGATTTTAGTGAATGAGGGCGCTTTTGTTAATGCCGGACAGCCTTTATTTCAAATTAAGGGAGGAGTATACCGGGAGCAGTATAATCAGGCAATTGCAAATCAGCATGCAGCGGAAGCCGCTCTGGTCAATGCAAGGCTTGATGTCGACAAGATTACTCCTCTTGTGCAGAACAAGGTTGTTTCTGATGTTCAGCTCAAAGCCGCAAAAGCGTCATATCAAGCTGCAAAAGCAAATGTTGAACAGGCAAAGGCTGCTGCCCAGTCAGCAGGAATCAGTTTGGGGTATACGACATTGCGCGCTCCTGTAAGCGGTTATATCGGGAAAATTCCTTATCGCCTCGGCAGTCTTGTAACCAAAAATCAGAATGAGTCTCTGACTGTTTTATCGGATGTTCAGGAGGTGAATGCCTATTTCAGCATGAGCGAAACGGACTTTATTCGTTTCAGGGGGCAGTATGCCGGAGCTACTATCGAGGAGAAGATCCGGAACGTCCCTCCGGTGACTCTCATTCTTGCTGATGCGAGCGAGCACTCTGAAAAGGGTGTGCTTCAAATGGCTGGAGGGCAATTTGATAATGCTACCGGAGCGATCAGCATGAAGGCGGTTTTTGCGAATCCTCAGGGACTTCTGAGAACGGGGAGTACCGGAAAGGTAAGGATCGAGGTTTTATACAACAATGTGCTGCTTGTACCTCAGGCTGCAACGACCGAGTTGCAGGACAAGGTTTTTGTTTTCCGACTGGCTGAGGGAAATAAAGCCGTGAAAATCCCCATAACTGTTTCCGGAAAAAGCGGCAACAGCTATATCGTTACGACAGGGCTTAAACCTGGCGATGTTATTGTCACAGCCGGATTGTTGAAATTGAAAGAAGGCGCAGTTGTCAAGCCGCAATTTGATGCTCCGCAAATCTGA